From one Melioribacteraceae bacterium genomic stretch:
- a CDS encoding 7-cyano-7-deazaguanine synthase, with protein sequence MSNSKKHIVSCGGFGAAVNYPDSKKIILEHRKELPEYNTRIKLDKLIDAVLTVKPRHKDLLNIAGYLFAADRKIKRGSPSAQEYHSWSRHIVFHIGVIDYAFWVRPDIQKLLTDALEFMTGDSKYEFSFYQSDEDFPSSIFDNDNFNMQKEDQLKVLLFSGGIDSLAGAVESLQTNHSHVCLVSHRSGQKTTISVQNKLFNLLQQTYPGRVSHYKFECGLSNESSAEESQRTRSFLYTSTAFVVAEAYGQKEIYVHENGMTSLNFAETQDLMNARSSRTTHPKTLALLGSLFSAIAEEPFVIKNKFFDKTKTDVIKILKKHESANLFINSISCSSTRDNTSSKPHCGKCSQCVDRRFASFSAEIDKWDDQNNYDFDFLKDSLTDDLVLKTLLEFIRMAQNFRGFTLDGFFLKYGPELADIIPYINGKNDEERVKKIYQLCQNHSTDIEHAINQMQIKYDKPLAPAKPNSFFTLIIRPRAYQKTANPIKIHNTVKDTTREERERNITEHEAANNLIKKLKKKNYLQKHGLTKDKLLKIINEKCRKNNGTINFKKLGDELGCSNHTAKRRCMDYNIL encoded by the coding sequence ATGAGCAATAGTAAAAAACATATTGTCTCATGCGGTGGTTTTGGTGCGGCTGTAAACTATCCGGATTCTAAGAAAATCATACTTGAACACAGAAAAGAATTACCTGAGTATAATACAAGAATAAAACTTGATAAGTTGATTGATGCAGTACTAACCGTTAAACCACGTCACAAAGATTTACTTAACATTGCGGGCTATCTCTTTGCCGCCGACCGAAAAATAAAACGTGGAAGTCCCTCAGCGCAGGAGTATCATTCATGGAGCCGTCATATCGTGTTTCATATCGGAGTTATCGACTATGCTTTTTGGGTACGACCCGATATTCAAAAACTTTTAACCGACGCGCTCGAATTTATGACCGGTGACAGCAAGTATGAATTTTCTTTCTATCAGTCCGATGAAGATTTTCCTTCATCAATTTTCGATAACGATAATTTCAATATGCAGAAAGAAGATCAATTAAAAGTTCTTCTCTTTTCGGGCGGTATAGATTCACTCGCCGGTGCGGTTGAAAGTCTTCAGACAAACCACTCTCACGTTTGCTTGGTTAGTCATCGTTCCGGTCAAAAAACTACTATTAGTGTTCAGAACAAACTCTTTAACTTACTCCAGCAAACTTATCCTGGCCGAGTAAGTCATTACAAATTTGAATGCGGTTTGAGTAATGAAAGTTCCGCCGAAGAGAGTCAGAGAACAAGATCATTTCTATATACATCAACAGCTTTTGTTGTGGCGGAAGCTTACGGTCAAAAGGAAATATACGTTCACGAAAACGGCATGACCTCTCTTAACTTTGCAGAAACTCAAGATCTTATGAATGCACGTTCAAGCAGAACAACCCATCCTAAAACCCTCGCTCTACTTGGAAGCCTATTCTCAGCAATTGCGGAAGAACCTTTTGTTATAAAAAATAAATTTTTCGATAAAACAAAAACCGATGTTATAAAAATTTTGAAAAAACACGAAAGTGCAAATCTATTTATTAACTCTATTTCATGCAGCAGTACGCGTGATAATACAAGTTCAAAACCTCATTGCGGCAAATGCTCACAATGTGTAGATAGAAGATTCGCTTCATTCTCTGCCGAAATAGACAAATGGGATGATCAGAATAACTATGATTTCGATTTTCTTAAGGACAGCTTAACCGATGACCTTGTTCTCAAAACACTTTTGGAATTTATACGCATGGCTCAAAACTTTAGAGGTTTTACCCTCGACGGCTTTTTCTTAAAATATGGTCCTGAGCTGGCAGATATAATTCCTTATATAAACGGTAAAAACGATGAAGAAAGAGTAAAGAAAATTTATCAACTATGTCAAAATCACTCGACCGATATTGAGCACGCAATTAATCAAATGCAGATCAAGTACGACAAACCGTTGGCACCGGCAAAACCCAACTCATTTTTCACACTGATAATTCGTCCCAGGGCATATCAGAAAACTGCAAATCCAATAAAGATTCATAACACGGTTAAGGATACAACTCGAGAAGAGAGAGAAAGAAATATTACCGAGCATGAAGCTGCGAATAATCTAATTAAGAAACTGAAAAAGAAAAATTACTTGCAGAAACACGGACTTACAAAAGATAAACTATTAAAAATTATCAACGAAAAATGTAGAAAGAATAATGGTACAATTAACTTTAAAAAGCTTGGTGATGAATTAGGCTGTTCAAACCACACCGCAAAAAGACGCTGCATGGATTATAACATCCTCTAA